Proteins co-encoded in one Luteolibacter sp. Y139 genomic window:
- a CDS encoding DnaJ family domain-containing protein encodes MSALSKLGEARIDEAIASGELTPPPPGAALDLEAYFQAPEGWRSAFAMLKGNGFAPPEIELLKQAEKLEGQLADSGDAAERMRLQREIDELRVGFRMAIERMRRD; translated from the coding sequence ATGTCCGCCCTTTCCAAGCTCGGTGAAGCGCGCATCGACGAGGCCATCGCCTCGGGCGAGTTGACACCTCCGCCGCCGGGCGCTGCGCTCGACCTTGAGGCCTATTTTCAGGCTCCGGAAGGTTGGCGCTCAGCCTTTGCGATGTTGAAGGGGAATGGCTTTGCTCCTCCCGAAATCGAACTCCTCAAGCAGGCGGAGAAACTGGAGGGCCAGCTTGCCGATAGCGGCGATGCTGCGGAACGGATGCGCTTGCAACGGGAAATCGACGAGCTTCGCGTGGGCTTCCGCATGGCCATCGAACGGATGCGCCGCGATTGA
- the truA gene encoding tRNA pseudouridine(38-40) synthase TruA — protein sequence MVFQGRVRLLKFKLTLAYDGTAWKGWQSQRSGLGVQDQVEAALAKLFAAAPRVESSSRTDAGVHARGMVAHFEIPADQFHMPPRHLALAINAGLPEDIRVMSAARVPASFHARFGASGKQYRYRVWNDPVMNPLLRTQAWHVPRPLDLAAMREAATHFIGRQDFRAFTANRGDVLEDAVRTLNRCDIVRQGRELTFVIEGGGFLYKMCRGIVGTLVQVGYGRFPASEVRLMLDAQDRRVAGMNAPAHGLVLWKVFYSPD from the coding sequence GTGGTGTTTCAAGGCCGGGTGCGCCTGCTGAAGTTCAAGCTGACCCTCGCCTACGATGGCACGGCCTGGAAGGGCTGGCAGTCGCAGCGCTCGGGTCTGGGTGTGCAGGACCAGGTGGAGGCCGCATTGGCCAAGCTCTTCGCCGCCGCGCCACGGGTGGAAAGCTCCAGCCGCACCGATGCCGGGGTCCACGCCCGTGGGATGGTAGCTCACTTCGAAATCCCCGCGGACCAATTTCACATGCCACCCCGGCATCTGGCACTGGCGATCAATGCCGGCCTGCCCGAGGACATCCGGGTCATGTCAGCCGCGCGAGTCCCGGCATCCTTCCACGCCCGCTTCGGCGCCTCCGGAAAGCAGTACCGCTACCGGGTCTGGAATGATCCGGTGATGAACCCGCTACTGAGGACGCAGGCCTGGCACGTCCCCCGCCCGCTCGATCTGGCGGCGATGCGCGAGGCCGCCACCCATTTCATCGGCCGGCAGGACTTTCGCGCCTTCACCGCCAACCGTGGCGACGTGCTGGAGGACGCGGTGCGCACGCTGAACCGCTGCGATATCGTCCGCCAGGGACGGGAGCTGACCTTCGTCATCGAAGGCGGCGGATTTCTCTACAAGATGTGCCGCGGGATCGTCGGCACTCTGGTGCAGGTCGGCTACGGGCGCTTTCCCGCATCGGAAGTGAGGCTGATGCTCGATGCCCAGGACCGCCGAGTCGCCGGAATGAATGCCCCGGCCCATGGCCTTGTCCTGTGGAAGGTGTTTTATTCCCCAGACTGA
- a CDS encoding M48 family metallopeptidase, which translates to MSQDSSQALVNRLETAWSGRPEGLLRHTVGWVALGYAALAAPVIAGLVLLLTGVALAAFYQSLAGTLVAGMVALAGLGLAVFVLGCLRVRFEPPEGLALEEKDHPELHRVLAEIGDLAGGMRFHRVLLDPEMNASVVQTPRLGVFGWYRAYLVIGLPLMEALPLDELKAVLAHEISHLTRADGKTCTWLHRTRETWERVMERFSRNGRFPLVGEFFEWFWPHFSSRVIVLSRFNELAADQFAAQAVSPQALASGLRRLAILGKRAEREFWEPLDRLVTEGGELPGDVMDRLTAVIRRPVEPGQAAAWLAEATAIRAGSTASHPGLAIRLAALDLPTDSGDTLPSALAKGMSSADLLLTPGLLDQARQHFSRRWVEEAGEGFTRRARQQDLEQTAGTRKAWERIAALVRLDGLEKVQPEVMALLDRQPAHSGALYLRGSHLAEKCDPEACEFLERATSDPTIAGRAFEALAQALTSHGREKEAALVKERAHQHDIELRAALVERSRLSASDSFFPHDLCEGDHQALRDLLTREPAVARAWMASKEVLYFPRWPLVVIGIELEPGLSTIARRALETQLMHLWAGEAYVAIFVVDDGTKGVLRTLRRAVPDSELYRRK; encoded by the coding sequence ATGTCCCAAGATAGCTCTCAAGCCCTGGTCAACCGGCTGGAGACCGCGTGGAGCGGTCGGCCGGAGGGCTTGTTGAGGCATACGGTCGGCTGGGTGGCTCTTGGCTATGCCGCGCTTGCGGCCCCGGTGATTGCCGGACTGGTGCTCTTGCTGACGGGCGTGGCGCTTGCGGCTTTCTACCAAAGTCTGGCGGGGACTCTCGTCGCAGGGATGGTTGCGCTGGCAGGGCTCGGGCTGGCGGTCTTCGTCCTCGGCTGCCTGCGGGTGCGCTTCGAGCCACCAGAGGGCCTGGCGCTTGAAGAAAAGGACCACCCCGAACTCCACCGGGTGCTGGCTGAAATCGGCGATCTCGCCGGTGGGATGCGCTTCCACCGGGTCCTGCTGGATCCCGAGATGAATGCTTCCGTGGTGCAAACGCCGCGGCTGGGCGTGTTTGGCTGGTATCGCGCCTATCTGGTGATCGGCCTGCCACTGATGGAGGCGCTGCCGCTCGACGAGCTGAAGGCGGTGCTGGCCCACGAGATCAGCCATCTCACCCGCGCCGACGGGAAGACCTGCACGTGGCTGCACCGGACCCGCGAAACGTGGGAGCGGGTGATGGAACGATTTTCCCGAAATGGCCGCTTTCCGTTGGTCGGGGAGTTCTTCGAATGGTTTTGGCCGCATTTCAGTTCCCGGGTCATCGTGCTGTCGCGATTCAACGAACTGGCGGCCGACCAATTCGCCGCCCAAGCGGTGTCGCCGCAAGCGCTGGCCTCGGGCCTGCGCCGCCTGGCGATCCTCGGCAAGCGGGCCGAGCGTGAATTCTGGGAGCCTCTGGATCGACTGGTGACGGAGGGTGGCGAGCTGCCCGGAGACGTGATGGACCGGCTGACAGCAGTGATCCGGCGACCCGTGGAACCCGGGCAGGCGGCCGCTTGGCTTGCCGAGGCAACGGCTATCCGGGCGGGATCGACTGCCAGCCATCCCGGACTGGCGATCCGGCTGGCGGCTCTCGACTTGCCAACGGATTCCGGGGACACGCTCCCGTCCGCTCTTGCCAAAGGCATGTCGTCCGCGGATCTGCTGCTCACTCCCGGACTCCTCGATCAGGCCCGCCAGCATTTCAGCCGGAGATGGGTGGAGGAGGCCGGTGAAGGCTTCACCCGGAGGGCCCGCCAGCAGGACTTGGAGCAGACGGCCGGCACCCGCAAGGCGTGGGAAAGGATCGCCGCGCTCGTCCGTCTTGACGGCTTGGAAAAGGTCCAGCCGGAGGTGATGGCACTCCTTGATCGCCAGCCGGCCCACTCGGGCGCCCTCTACCTGCGAGGCAGTCACCTGGCGGAAAAATGCGACCCGGAAGCCTGCGAATTCCTGGAACGGGCGACCTCCGACCCCACCATCGCGGGCCGCGCCTTTGAGGCCTTGGCACAAGCCCTAACGAGCCATGGCCGGGAAAAAGAAGCCGCGCTGGTGAAGGAGCGCGCGCACCAGCACGATATCGAGCTGCGAGCCGCCTTGGTCGAACGCAGCCGTCTATCGGCGTCCGATAGCTTTTTCCCCCACGATCTCTGCGAAGGCGACCATCAGGCGCTCCGCGATCTTCTGACGCGCGAACCTGCCGTGGCGAGGGCGTGGATGGCCTCCAAGGAGGTCCTGTATTTTCCCCGCTGGCCCTTGGTGGTCATCGGGATCGAGCTGGAACCCGGCCTCTCCACCATCGCCCGCCGGGCCTTGGAGACGCAGCTCATGCACCTCTGGGCCGGGGAGGCCTACGTGGCGATCTTCGTGGTGGATGATGGCACGAAGGGTGTGCTGCGGACCCTGCGCCGGGCCGTTCCGGACAGCGAGCTCTACCGCCGGAAGTGA
- a CDS encoding YkgJ family cysteine cluster protein gives MTPDPRVIATEVRAIYREWEQRPLERACTGRGDCCRFRHTGRTPFLTKGEALVAAMAWRAAGRTEVPETADGACPFLKNNRCQIYEGRPFGCRTHFCDAAGGPASRKEVRDLIQRLEDIDHRLGGNGGVNLPGAVAAAMGSLSKRR, from the coding sequence GTGACCCCCGACCCGCGAGTCATCGCCACCGAGGTCCGGGCCATCTATCGCGAGTGGGAGCAGCGGCCGCTCGAGCGCGCCTGCACCGGTCGCGGCGATTGCTGCCGGTTCCGCCACACCGGCCGCACGCCTTTCCTGACGAAGGGCGAGGCGCTGGTCGCCGCCATGGCGTGGCGGGCTGCCGGACGCACCGAAGTCCCGGAGACGGCCGACGGAGCCTGTCCCTTCCTGAAGAACAACCGCTGCCAGATCTACGAGGGCAGGCCTTTTGGCTGCCGCACGCACTTCTGTGATGCCGCGGGCGGGCCCGCCTCGCGCAAGGAAGTGCGCGACCTGATCCAGCGGCTGGAAGACATCGACCACCGGCTTGGTGGAAACGGCGGGGTCAACCTGCCCGGCGCGGTTGCGGCGGCCATGGGCTCGCTCTCCAAGCGCCGGTAG
- a CDS encoding 3-keto-disaccharide hydrolase codes for MKIIAKVLASCLLLIGVACGAEWQELFNGRDLDGWEPQTKVDWQVKEGAIVATKGAQGLLTTKGTYLDYELEIEFRAPEGTNSGVFLATPKTVTDPASECYELNIAPASNPYPTGSLVGRARHDGGEAPEWRKFRVKVESGRIEVWLNDKQIIDYKDRKPLGSGHIGLQFNQGRVEFRGIRIRKLGLP; via the coding sequence ATGAAAATCATCGCGAAAGTGCTCGCCAGCTGCCTGCTCCTCATTGGAGTGGCCTGCGGGGCCGAGTGGCAGGAGCTTTTCAACGGCCGCGATCTCGATGGCTGGGAGCCGCAGACGAAGGTCGACTGGCAGGTGAAGGAGGGCGCCATCGTCGCCACCAAGGGTGCCCAAGGCCTTCTCACCACCAAGGGCACTTACCTGGACTACGAGCTGGAAATCGAATTCCGCGCCCCGGAGGGCACCAACAGCGGCGTCTTTCTCGCCACGCCGAAAACCGTCACCGACCCGGCCAGCGAATGCTACGAGCTGAACATCGCGCCGGCCTCGAATCCTTATCCGACCGGCAGCCTGGTGGGCCGCGCCCGCCACGATGGCGGCGAGGCACCGGAGTGGCGGAAATTCCGAGTGAAAGTAGAGAGCGGCCGGATCGAAGTCTGGCTGAATGACAAGCAGATCATCGACTACAAGGACCGCAAGCCGCTCGGCAGCGGCCACATCGGCCTGCAATTCAACCAGGGCCGGGTCGAGTTCCGCGGGATTCGGATTCGCAAGCTGGGCCTGCCGTGA
- a CDS encoding PVC-type heme-binding CxxCH protein, with protein sequence MKARVLAIVAALVSSLTASPLFKEPLKDEHIVLIGNGLGERMQYYGNFETQLHMRFPDHHLVVRNMCYPGDTPAYRPRAGRNTPWAFPGGETLRPELNQHKGEGHYPSDDEWLTICKADTILAFFGFNESFDGPDGVEKYRRELSAFVTHTLTQKYNGTAAPKLVLISPIAFENLTKFFDLPDGTQENANLERYTKVMEQVAKEQQVGFIDLFTPTKKTFAEAKQPLTINGFSLNEAGDDEVGNLLASSLYDAKEIVVEGSVSELLRLVKEKSWFWQNDHRMLNGVHAYGRRFEPYGEFNYPQEIEKIRQMTANRDRAVWAAVKGQAFDLKAEDAKTRPLDEVKTNFNQPIQYLREKQALEKFKMMDGFEIGLFASEEDFPDLANPMQMTFDNKGRLWICTMPSYPHYRPGDPLPNDKILILEDTDGDGRADKQTVFADGLHLPIGIELAPEGVYVSQEPNLVLLRDTNGDDKADKREYLLHGFDSHDTHHAIHAFCSDSAGALYMGEGVFLHSQVETPYGPQRCTGGGIWRFDPKTWRLERYVQTYFNNPWGIAFDDWQQCFIADASGGNNYWALPISIKAPFSYETGKIGEFAPKRARPTAGAEFISSRNFPDELQGGFMTNNSIGFLGTSIHQVWEDRGGFSGKHLGDLVTSSDPNFRPADLEFAPDGSLYVVDWHNALIGHMQHSARDPNRDHEHGRIYRITCKSRPLVKPANIAGASVASLFNLLKEPEYRTRYRARRELRSHPADTVVAAAKAWIGTLDKADPRYEHHLCEALWATWAQNRVDRDILGLCLSAKAHEARAAAVEVVRHAWRKIPDHTDILLKAAVDPDSLVRLEALAAASWMDNADGARVALEVLKQPIDKWMPEAVKTAFLTLADDIEVLKKDGKLDLSNNPRAADFLSGKLKLEAEETTAAATPEPKLPADELELWRIGKEVFGRDAHCFTCHQPDGKGQEKIYPPLAGSEWVTGNEERLIKLTLKGLYGPITVKGTQFEPANGVPPMMGFGPMLNDKELAGVLTYVRNSFGNQAPAVKPKTVAKVREATKAKVDFYTPEELLKQHP encoded by the coding sequence ATGAAAGCCAGAGTCCTCGCCATCGTCGCCGCCCTCGTCTCTTCACTGACCGCGTCGCCGCTTTTCAAGGAGCCGCTCAAGGACGAGCACATCGTCCTGATCGGCAATGGCCTCGGCGAGCGCATGCAGTACTACGGGAACTTCGAAACGCAGCTGCACATGCGCTTTCCGGATCATCACCTGGTGGTCCGCAACATGTGCTATCCCGGCGACACCCCGGCCTATCGCCCCCGCGCCGGCCGCAACACGCCATGGGCCTTTCCCGGCGGTGAAACCCTGCGGCCCGAACTGAACCAGCACAAGGGCGAGGGCCACTATCCGTCCGATGACGAGTGGCTGACGATTTGCAAGGCGGACACCATCCTCGCCTTCTTCGGCTTCAATGAGTCCTTCGATGGTCCGGACGGTGTGGAAAAATATCGCCGCGAGCTGAGCGCCTTCGTGACCCACACGCTCACCCAGAAGTACAATGGTACCGCTGCGCCGAAGCTGGTGCTCATTTCGCCGATCGCCTTCGAGAACCTGACCAAGTTCTTCGATCTTCCAGATGGCACCCAGGAGAACGCCAACCTGGAGCGCTACACCAAGGTGATGGAGCAGGTCGCCAAGGAACAGCAGGTCGGGTTCATCGATCTCTTCACGCCGACCAAGAAGACATTCGCAGAGGCCAAGCAGCCACTCACCATCAATGGATTTTCCCTGAACGAAGCCGGCGACGATGAAGTGGGCAATCTGCTCGCCAGCTCTCTCTATGATGCCAAGGAAATCGTGGTCGAAGGCAGCGTCAGCGAGCTGCTCCGGCTGGTGAAGGAGAAGTCATGGTTCTGGCAGAATGATCACCGCATGCTCAATGGCGTCCACGCCTATGGCCGTCGCTTCGAGCCGTATGGAGAATTCAACTACCCGCAGGAGATCGAGAAGATCCGCCAGATGACCGCGAACCGCGACCGCGCTGTGTGGGCCGCGGTGAAGGGCCAGGCCTTCGACCTCAAGGCGGAAGACGCGAAGACGCGACCGCTGGATGAAGTGAAGACCAACTTCAACCAGCCGATCCAGTACCTGCGCGAGAAGCAGGCGCTGGAGAAGTTCAAGATGATGGATGGCTTCGAGATCGGCCTCTTTGCTTCTGAAGAGGATTTCCCGGATCTCGCGAATCCGATGCAGATGACCTTCGACAACAAGGGTCGCTTGTGGATCTGCACGATGCCGAGCTACCCGCACTACCGGCCGGGCGACCCGCTGCCGAATGACAAGATCCTCATCCTCGAAGACACCGATGGCGATGGCCGTGCGGACAAGCAGACGGTCTTCGCCGATGGACTGCATCTTCCCATCGGGATCGAGCTCGCGCCGGAAGGGGTCTATGTTTCGCAGGAGCCGAATCTGGTGCTGCTGCGTGATACCAATGGCGACGACAAGGCAGACAAGCGCGAGTACCTGCTGCACGGCTTCGATTCCCACGATACCCACCACGCGATCCACGCCTTCTGCTCGGACTCTGCGGGCGCTCTTTATATGGGTGAAGGCGTGTTCCTTCACTCACAGGTCGAGACTCCCTATGGCCCGCAGCGTTGCACGGGAGGCGGCATTTGGCGCTTCGATCCGAAGACGTGGCGACTGGAGCGCTACGTGCAGACCTACTTCAACAACCCATGGGGCATCGCTTTCGATGATTGGCAGCAGTGCTTCATCGCCGATGCCTCGGGCGGCAACAATTACTGGGCGCTGCCGATCTCAATCAAAGCACCTTTCAGCTACGAGACCGGCAAGATCGGGGAGTTCGCACCGAAGCGTGCGCGTCCGACGGCAGGTGCGGAGTTCATCTCGTCCCGCAATTTTCCGGATGAGCTGCAAGGCGGCTTCATGACGAATAACTCGATCGGCTTCCTCGGCACCAGCATCCACCAGGTGTGGGAAGATCGCGGGGGCTTCTCCGGCAAGCATCTCGGTGATCTGGTGACGTCATCCGATCCGAATTTCCGCCCAGCCGATCTTGAGTTCGCACCGGATGGTTCGCTGTATGTCGTCGACTGGCACAATGCGCTGATCGGTCACATGCAGCACTCGGCGCGTGACCCGAATCGCGACCACGAGCACGGCCGCATCTATCGCATTACCTGCAAGTCGCGCCCGCTGGTGAAGCCGGCGAACATTGCCGGCGCTTCCGTGGCCAGCCTCTTCAACCTTCTCAAGGAGCCCGAGTATCGCACCCGCTATCGCGCGCGCCGGGAACTTCGCAGCCATCCTGCGGACACCGTCGTGGCCGCAGCGAAGGCGTGGATCGGCACGCTCGACAAGGCCGACCCGCGCTATGAGCACCATCTCTGCGAAGCGCTGTGGGCGACCTGGGCGCAGAACCGCGTCGATCGCGACATCCTCGGCCTGTGCCTTTCTGCAAAGGCTCATGAAGCCCGTGCGGCTGCTGTTGAAGTCGTGCGTCATGCTTGGCGCAAGATCCCTGATCATACGGACATTCTTCTAAAGGCCGCTGTAGATCCCGATTCACTCGTCCGCCTTGAAGCGCTCGCCGCGGCTTCGTGGATGGATAATGCGGATGGCGCACGCGTTGCGCTCGAAGTGCTGAAGCAGCCGATCGACAAGTGGATGCCGGAAGCAGTGAAGACCGCCTTCCTCACCTTGGCCGATGACATCGAAGTGCTGAAGAAGGACGGCAAACTGGATCTGTCCAACAACCCGCGCGCCGCCGACTTCCTTTCCGGCAAGCTGAAGCTCGAAGCCGAGGAAACCACTGCCGCCGCAACTCCCGAGCCGAAGTTGCCCGCCGATGAACTGGAGCTATGGCGCATCGGCAAGGAAGTCTTCGGCCGCGATGCCCACTGCTTCACCTGCCACCAGCCCGACGGCAAAGGCCAGGAGAAGATCTATCCACCACTCGCCGGCAGTGAATGGGTCACCGGCAATGAAGAGCGCCTGATCAAGCTCACGCTGAAAGGCCTTTACGGTCCCATCACCGTGAAGGGCACGCAGTTCGAGCCTGCCAACGGTGTGCCACCGATGATGGGCTTCGGACCGATGCTCAATGACAAGGAACTCGCCGGCGTGCTGACCTACGTCCGCAATAGCTTCGGTAACCAAGCGCCCGCGGTGAAGCCAAAGACCGTCGCCAAAGTCCGCGAAGCCACGAAGGCAAAGGTCGACTTCTACACGCCTGAGGAACTGCTGAAGCAACATCCGTGA
- a CDS encoding HAD-IIA family hydrolase, whose translation MATVGFLLDMDGVIYRGSRLIPGASDFINRLRNHGIPFRFLTNNSQRARRDVALKLHRLGIEASENEVFTCAMATARFLASQKPNGTAYVIGEHGLAAALHRNGLTVVDDDPDFVVVGEGRTMTFEMIERGVRLVEKGARLIATNPDPNCPTDQGTRPGCGAIVAMIERATGVEAFSVGKPSPVMMRAARKEMGLRTDEVIMVGDTMETDILGAVQMGYRSVLVLSGGTCRKDLKKFAYEPDLIVDHIGMIPDSYIFGKLEPALAP comes from the coding sequence ATGGCAACCGTTGGCTTCCTACTCGACATGGATGGCGTGATCTACCGGGGTTCCCGGCTGATTCCCGGCGCCTCCGACTTCATTAACCGCCTGCGGAATCATGGGATTCCGTTCCGCTTTCTCACGAACAACTCGCAACGCGCACGCCGTGACGTCGCGCTGAAACTCCATCGCCTCGGCATCGAGGCGAGCGAGAACGAGGTCTTCACCTGTGCGATGGCGACAGCGCGCTTCCTGGCATCCCAGAAGCCGAATGGCACCGCCTATGTGATTGGTGAACACGGCCTTGCTGCCGCGCTGCATCGCAATGGCCTCACCGTCGTGGATGATGATCCCGATTTCGTGGTGGTCGGCGAAGGCCGCACCATGACCTTCGAGATGATCGAGCGTGGCGTGCGACTGGTGGAGAAGGGTGCACGCTTGATTGCGACGAATCCCGATCCGAATTGTCCGACAGATCAAGGCACCCGTCCCGGCTGTGGCGCGATTGTCGCGATGATCGAGCGTGCCACCGGTGTGGAAGCCTTCTCCGTGGGCAAGCCGAGCCCGGTGATGATGCGTGCCGCGCGCAAGGAAATGGGCCTGCGCACCGACGAGGTGATCATGGTGGGCGACACGATGGAGACCGATATCCTCGGTGCGGTGCAGATGGGCTACCGCAGCGTGCTGGTGCTCAGCGGCGGCACCTGCCGGAAGGATTTGAAGAAGTTCGCCTATGAGCCGGATTTGATCGTCGACCACATCGGCATGATCCCGGACTCATACATTTTCGGAAAATTGGAGCCAGCGTTGGCACCGTGA
- a CDS encoding DNA polymerase beta superfamily protein, with the protein MEAEIQALLDRIERQHGVTIPYACESGSRAWGFASPDSDYDIRFIFVRAEKTYLSVLDGNESIDLPLEGELDAGGWDARKAARLLGKSNGALVEWLHSPVVYRCEPGFRERWQSTARAVFSPRASRDHYHGLAKQMLFGKLEGEQVRAKDYLYALRSILCARWIADGNGIPPVAFAELVPSAPEEIRALIPGLLEHKARTAESERMARLPVLDEFLAASLAEQIEIPALTVNAEPLDALLRTEIRRPSQVLKPVDFTLDRVRQHNVLLLDTVAGSHAYGTAIAGSDEDRRGVFAVPRSFLFGLDEIEQVADERNDQVYYELGHFVALLLKNNPNALELLAMPDDCIRHRHALFERLKPEIFLSKLCAKTFGEYAMGQIRKARGLNKKIVNPEPEQRRAMLEFCHVPEGQGSTPVLDWLAARGISPRECGLTAVQHAAGMFAIYHDPRGEERGIVSPKDPDTLIFSSVPKEAIPLAWMHFNRDAFQAHCKAHREYWEWVGQRNEERYATNASHGRGYDSKNLMHTLRLLDMAGEIATEGALRVRRPNREYLLRVRTGEFAYEDLVAKAEEQLVEVQAAFERSPLPEQPDRDVVNGLLVEIRESFQA; encoded by the coding sequence ATGGAAGCCGAAATCCAAGCATTGCTCGACCGTATCGAACGCCAGCATGGCGTGACGATTCCCTACGCCTGCGAATCCGGCAGCCGTGCCTGGGGCTTCGCGTCGCCGGACAGCGATTATGACATCCGCTTCATCTTCGTGCGGGCGGAGAAGACCTACCTGTCCGTGCTGGATGGCAATGAATCCATCGACCTTCCGCTGGAAGGCGAACTGGATGCCGGCGGCTGGGACGCGCGCAAGGCAGCGCGGCTGTTAGGAAAGTCGAATGGCGCGCTGGTGGAATGGCTTCACTCGCCCGTGGTCTATCGCTGCGAGCCGGGCTTCCGGGAGCGCTGGCAAAGTACGGCGCGCGCCGTATTTTCGCCCCGCGCCTCCCGCGACCACTATCATGGACTGGCGAAGCAGATGCTATTCGGAAAGCTGGAAGGCGAGCAGGTCCGCGCGAAGGACTACCTCTACGCCCTGCGCTCCATCCTCTGCGCCCGGTGGATTGCCGATGGAAACGGCATCCCACCGGTGGCTTTCGCCGAACTGGTTCCAAGTGCACCGGAAGAGATCCGGGCGCTAATTCCCGGCCTGCTGGAGCACAAGGCACGCACGGCAGAGAGCGAGCGCATGGCACGCCTGCCGGTGCTCGACGAATTCCTCGCCGCCTCGCTGGCGGAACAAATCGAGATCCCGGCGCTCACGGTCAATGCTGAGCCGCTCGATGCCTTGCTGCGTACCGAGATTCGCAGGCCATCGCAGGTGCTCAAGCCCGTGGACTTCACTCTCGATCGCGTCCGCCAGCATAATGTGCTGCTGCTCGATACGGTCGCCGGGAGCCATGCCTATGGCACCGCCATCGCTGGCTCGGACGAAGACCGCCGAGGTGTTTTCGCGGTGCCGCGCTCGTTCTTATTTGGACTCGATGAGATCGAGCAGGTCGCGGATGAGCGCAACGACCAAGTCTATTACGAGCTGGGTCACTTTGTGGCGCTGCTGTTGAAGAACAATCCGAATGCGCTCGAACTGCTGGCGATGCCGGACGACTGCATCCGCCACCGGCATGCGCTATTCGAGCGATTGAAGCCGGAGATCTTCCTCTCGAAACTCTGCGCCAAGACTTTCGGCGAATACGCCATGGGCCAGATCCGCAAGGCGCGCGGACTGAACAAGAAGATCGTGAATCCCGAGCCGGAACAGCGGCGGGCGATGCTGGAGTTTTGCCATGTGCCGGAAGGCCAAGGCAGCACGCCAGTGCTTGATTGGCTCGCCGCGCGCGGCATCTCCCCGCGCGAATGCGGGCTCACTGCGGTGCAGCACGCGGCCGGAATGTTCGCGATCTACCATGACCCTCGTGGCGAGGAGCGCGGGATCGTTTCACCCAAGGATCCCGACACGCTCATCTTCAGCAGCGTGCCGAAAGAGGCCATCCCCTTGGCGTGGATGCACTTCAACCGCGATGCCTTCCAAGCCCACTGCAAGGCTCATCGCGAGTATTGGGAATGGGTCGGCCAGCGCAATGAGGAGCGCTATGCGACCAATGCCAGCCATGGCCGCGGGTATGATTCCAAGAACCTGATGCACACGCTGCGGCTGCTCGACATGGCGGGGGAGATCGCGACGGAGGGCGCGCTGCGAGTGCGCAGGCCGAACCGGGAGTATCTGCTGCGGGTGCGCACGGGTGAATTTGCTTACGAGGATCTTGTGGCTAAGGCGGAAGAGCAGCTTGTCGAAGTGCAGGCTGCCTTTGAGAGAAGTCCCCTGCCGGAACAGCCGGATCGGGATGTAGTGAATGGATTGCTGGTGGAGATCCGGGAAAGTTTCCAAGCCTGA